The Pseudomonadota bacterium genomic interval CACGGACCGCGACGCGCCCTTGGCGTTCATCCGCTCCGGGTGCCAACCCTTGCGCCACTCTTCCATGAAGGTCGGGTTCTGTGTGCACCGGCTCGGTGACATGGTCATGTCGCCGGTGATACAGATGTTGCACCCAATGCATTCGCGGATGTCTTCGATGCGGCCGGTTTCGATTTTCCTGGGCAGAAAGGGGTCGGCGATCGAGGGCCGGGCACACCCGATGAAGTCCAGGGTGCCGGACCGAATCTGTTTCACCATGACATCCGGGGAGGTAAAGCGACCCACGCCGACCACGGGTTTGCTGGTCAGGGCGCGGATGCCGGCGACCAGATCCTGCTGTGCGGCTTCTTCCTTGAAGCGCGACGGGCCTGAACAGTCCTCCCAGGTGCCGTGCGCGAGGTCCCAGAGGTCCGGCAAGTCGTGGTGCATGGCAACGTAGTCACGCACCTCGGCGTTGCTGAATCCCAGCTCACCGAGGTTTTCATCGAGCGACACCCGCAGCGTGATCCCCATGGTGTCACCCACGGCCTCACGAATCGACGACACCACCTCGCGCACGAAGCGCGACCGGTTTTCGAGCGACCCCCCGTATTCGTCTGCACGCTGGTTGGTCGCACGAGACAGAAAGTGCTGAAAAATACCAAAACCGTGGGCACCGTAGAGGCAGATCAGGTCGAAGCCCGCGCGTTGCGCCCGCCTGGCGGCGTTGACGAACCAGCGACGCAGGTCGGCAATCTCGGATTTGCGCAGCGCGCGCGCCTGCACCGGGTCATTGGTGAAGGTCAGAATGGGACCCGGCGACACCGCCAACGGCACTTCCCGCGTGTAGAGGTTCGGGCCGTTGATGCCCGAGTACGCGAGCTGTATGCCGGCGAGTGCGCCGTGTCGTTTCATGCTGTCCGCCATGCGGCTCAGCATCGGGATGTCCCGGTCATCCCACAGGCGCAGCTCGATGAACGGCGTGATTTCCGAACTCTGGTGCATCTCGCACTGCTCGGTGAACACGACGCCCCAACCGCCCTCCGATTTGATCTCCCGCATCGCCGCCGCGGCAGAGGGGTCACGGTAGCCGCCGCCATTGCAGTGGGGCACCTGATAGAACCGGTTCTTCGCCGTCACCGGCCCGATCGAGACAGGCTCGAACAGCACGTCATACCGCGGATCTCGCATTGTCATCTGCTCCCGTGTGTCGGGTCTGCCACCGCTCGACTACAGCGGCGGCACGTGGCACGCACCCGTGCGGTACTGAAACACCCAGAAATGCTCCAACTCACGCCACACGGTGTGCGAGGCCAGGCCCTCGAGGGCGTCGAGCATTTCATCGGGCCGCGGAAAATTTTTCAACACTTGGTGTTCGCTGCCATCGGGCAAGGTGCGTGTGTGCCAACCGTCACCGACATCGTCCACCCGGTTGATGGGTTGGCAGGCGCCCGGCAGATTGTCGACAAACACCACCGGCGAGCCGGGCGCGAGCGCGGCATCGAGCCCGCGGCAGAACGCGCGACGGCGCGCCCTCGGCACATGCGAGAACCAGAAGCCGACAAAGGCCGCATCGAAACCGCCGAGGGTGTCGAGGGCATAGGCATCGTGCAGCGCAGTCTGCACGTGATCGCCAAGCGCGCGCGCCTCGAGCCGTGCCAGGGGTTCAGCAGAGGCGTCCACGGCAAGCACCGACGACGCCTCGCGCGCAATGCCTGCAGTCCAGAAGCCGGTGCCCGCGGCGACGTCCAACACGTGGCGCGCCGTGAACACGCGCGGGATGAACTGAGTCAACCAGCGGAGGTCGGCCTGGCGTTCCGGCACCGTGTAGACGTCATCATAGTGTGGCGCGCGTGCCGCATAGTACGCCAGCATGCCGTGATCAGCGGTCATTCGCGCCTGCTGCCACACCGCGTCACGCGACGCCGCCGTCGAGGGTTTGCAAGGCGTGATACAACTCCGGTCGACGGTCACGAAACACGCCCCAACTGCCCCGGGTTGCGGCGATGCTGTCGAGGTCGACGGTGGCGGTGACCAGCCCGTCGGCTTCGCGGCCAGCACGCGCCAGCACCTGACCGTCCCAGTTGGCAACGAAGGAACTGCCGTAAAAGGTGACGTCCCTGCCGTCCTGGCTCTCACTGCCGACGCGGTTGCTCGCAACCAGCGGCATGAGGTTAGCAGCCGCGTGGCCGCACATCGCCGCTTGCCAGTGCGGCTGGCTGTCGTAGTCTGGCGCCGGGGGCTCGGAGCCGATGGCGGTGGGGTACAACAGGACTTCGGCACCCATCAGGGCCATCGCCCGAGCACACTCGGGAAACCACTGGTCCCAGCAGATGCCGACCCCGATCGTGCCCACCGCGGTCGGCCAAACCTTGAAACCGGTGTCACCCGGGGAGAAATAGAACTTCTCCTGGTAACCCGGGCCGTCGGGTATGTGGGACTTGCGGTACGTGCCCAGCACCGAGCCGTCTGCATCGACGATGGCGACGCTGTTGAAGTGCGACTGACCGGCCCGCTCGAAGAAGCTGATCGGCAACACCACACCGAGCTCGCGTGCGAGGTCGGCAAAGCGGGCAATGACCGGGTGGCCAGCTGCGGGCAACGCGCCGCCGAAATGGACCGGGTCCTGTCGCTTGCAGAAATACGGCGCCGAGAACAGCTCCTGCAACAAAACCAGCCCCGCCCCGCTCGCGGCGGCGTCACGCACCAGGGCCTCGGCGCGGTCGAGGTTGTCAGCCGGCGTGTCCACACAGGCAAATTGCGTGGCGGCAAGGGTCAGGTGTCGAGGCACAATGCAACTCCGTGTGGTCGCGGTTCTGCGTGTGGGTCACTCCGCGAAGCGGCCCCTGGGTCGTTGGCTGACCCGGGGCCGCCCGCGAGGGCTTACTTGCGCAACCGCGTCCAGATCGCGTCGTAGACTTCCTGGGTCGCCTGGTCACAGACCTCGACGAACGCGCCCGGCGCCGAGCCAGCCGGCGGCACGGATTCGGGCGACGTGCGCAGCGCCTCGTCGAGCAACTCGACCGCACCGGTGACACCGGTCATGTACTGGGCAAAGTTGCTGACCGCAGCGATGTTTTCCGGCTCGAGCAGGAAATCCATGAACTTCAGTGCGTTCTCGCGGTTCGGCGCGTCCTTGAGCAACACGACGTTGTCCATCCACACGACGTGACCCTGTTTGGGGTAGGCGTATTCGATGTTTGCGCCCTCGGCCCGGCCCTTCGCCGAGAAACCGTTCCAGATCATGCCGACGGCGGCGTCGCCCGACACCAACACGTCTTTGGCGACATCCGAACCGAATGACGCCCAGTGCGCCTTCGCGCCCTGCAACAGACCGTCAAGTGCCTTGAGCTGGTCTCGGTCGGTCGAGCACTGCGGTATGCCGAGGTGCATCGACGCCATCGCCATGACTTCACCCTGGCTGTCAAGCACGTTGATTTTGCCCTTCACCGCGTCGGGCGGATCGAACAACATGGCGGTGTCGTTGATGTCACCGCCGTAGACATCGCGGTTGACCGAAAAGCTGGTCGAGCCCCACTGGTAGGGGATCGAGTGCTGGCGCATCGGGTCGAAGCTCACGTCCGCCCACTGCGGCTCGATGTTGCCCTTGTTGGCCAGCTCACCCTCACCAATGGTGTCGAGCAGGCCCTCGTCGGCCATGATCTTGACCATGTAGTCACCCGGCACGGCGACGTCGTAGCTGCCCATCTTGCCGGCCTTGAGTGACGCGAGCAGCGCTTCGTTGGAGTCGTAGGTGTCCATGGTCACCTCGACGTCGTGCTCGGCGGCAAACTTGTCGAGAAGCTCCTGTGGAATGTATTCGAACCAGTGGTAGATCGAGAGTGAGCCGGCAGCCTGTGCAGGCGCCACACCGAGCGCTGCTGTCAGGGCGATTGCAACACCGGATTTCAAAAGTGTCCTCTTCATCGTGCGTGTCTCCTTTGTCGTGGACTGTGTGAGGTCAATTCGAGGCGGACGCCTCACCGCGGCGGCCTATCCACCACGAGGCTGTCACCAGCAACACCGACACGCACAACAGCAGTGTCGACAATGCCATGATATCGGGCTTGATGCCCTGTTTCACCGCGCCGAAGATGGCCGTGGGAAGCGTTTCGACCCCCGCACCCTTGACGAAATTCGTGATGATGAAATCGTCCAGCGAGATGATGAAGGCAAGCAGAAAGCCCGACACCACCCCGGGCATCATCATCGGCCAGAGTACGAATCGAAAGGTTTGCCAGCGGGTGGCGTAGAGGTCCTGCGCAGCTTCATCAAAATGCGCTTCGATGCCTTGCAGACGCGAACTGATCGGCAAGTAGGCAAAGGGGATGCAGAAGACGATGTGTGCCACCAGGATGGAGGCGTAGCCGAGCACAAAGCCGATGCTGGAAAAGAACACCAGCGTGGCCACCGCCGTGACAATCTCCGGCACCATGATCGGCATGCTGATCAGGCCGAAGGTCGCCGTGCGCAGCCGGAACGCCCCACCGCGCACCATCGCAAGCGCGGCACAGGTGGCGATGACTGTGGCCGTAGTCGCGGCGATCACCGCAATCGTCAGGGAATTCCAGGCGGCCGCCTTGAACTTCGGGGCTTCGGTGCCCTGAAACACCTCGACATACCACCGCAGACTGAAGCCGCCCCAGATCGTGATGGAGCGTGATTCGTTGAAGCTGTACACCATGACCACCAACAGGGGCAGGTACAACACCAACAGACAGACCACCGCCAGAAAACCAAAGCCTGGCACATGGCGCACATCATGGTTGCGGCTCACGTAGCCCCCCGGGGTGCCCTGCCCTGGCCACGCGCAAACGCGAGCAGCACGAGCAACACGATGGTCAGGAGGATCATCGACACCGCCGCGCCAAACGGCCAGTTGCCCGCATTGCCCTTGAATTGCTCTTCGATCAGAGAGCCGATCATGAAGTTCTTGGCCCCGCCGAGCAGGTCCGGCGCGAGAAAGGCACCGAGGCTCGGCACGAACACCAGGATGCAACCGGCCACGATGCCAGGCTTCACACTCGGTATGACCACGCGGAACAAAATACGCGGCCGGCTCGCATAGAGGTCTGCAGCGGCTTCGGAGAGACTGAAGTTGTAGCGCTCGACCGACGCGTAAATCGGCAGCACCATGAACGGGAGATAGGAGTAGAACAACCCGAGTTGCACCGCGAAGTTGGTGTTGATCAACGCCAGGGGTGAGTCGATCAGGCCGATCGCCAACAACGCTTCGTTCAGCGGCCCGCTGTCCCGGATGAGAAATTTCATGGACACCGTGCGGATCAGCAGATTGACCCAATACGGCACGGTGACGAGAAACAGCCAGGCCGTGCGCTGGGACGCCGGGCGCGTGGCAATGAAATAGGCGGTCGGGAACCCGATGAGCAAACACAGGGCGGTGGCTGCAAGCGCCTGCCCGATCGACCTCAGGAAGATCACGATGTAGGTCCACTCCACCCGAGGGGGTTCATCGCCGAACAGGCCGCGATCGAGGAAGAACTGATCGTAGGACGCAATCGAAAATTCCCAGATCACACCGCCGCGGAACTCCTTGGTCAGAAAGGAGTACACCAACATCACCAAGACCGGTATGAGCATGAACACCAGCAACACGAACCAGCCCGGTGCCAGCAGCCGCGCGCGCGCCGGTGCGTAGCTGTTGCAGACGACGCCGTCGACGCCGGTCGCACCCGCCATCAGTCGACCAACCTCACGGCTCCGTCGTTCGGTCGCACCGTGACCGAACTGCCGACAACAAGGTGGGCTGTGCCCTGCGTTGAGGGCGGTATCCGGACCTGCAGTGTCACACCGGAGTCGAGTTCGATACCGAGTTCGAGGCTGTTGCCAAGGTAACTCGACTGGGACACGGTGCCGCACCAGCCGGCGTTGGCGTCGTGACCGTCGACAACCCGCAATTGCTCCGGCCTAACCGAGGCGTGAACGGATTCACCGCCGGGCGTGCCGGCGGCACCGAACACGAAGGCTGTCCCGGGCAAGCGCCAACCACCGTCCACCGGCTCCACGGCAATCACGTTACTCTGCCCGATGAAGTCGGCGACGAAAGCGTTGACCGGCTCGTCGTAGATCGACTGCGGCGTGCCGATCTGTTGAATCCGACCACCGGACATCACGGCAATGCGATCGGACATTGCCAGCGCTTCCTCCTGGTCGTGCGTGACAAACACGAACGTGATGCCGGACTGTTGTTGCAGTTGCTTGAGTTCGCCACGCATCGCCTGCCGGAGTTTGAGATCCAGTGCCGAGAGCGGCTCGTCGAGCAGCAGCACTTGCGGCTCGGGCGCCATCGCGCGCGCGAGCGCGACGCGCTGTTGCTGGCCACCCGAGAGTTGTGCGGGGCGACGGTCACCGAGGTCGCTGAGCTTGACCATATCGAGCATGGCCTCAACGCGCTGCAGCGATCGCTTAGCTTCCCAGCCGAGCATCTGCAGCCCGAATCCGATGTTCTCCCGCACGCTGAGGTGGGGAAACAACGCGTAGTGCTGGAACACCGTGTTGACCGGCCGCTTGGCTGGCGGCAACGCCGAGAGGTCATCGCCTCGCAGGCTGATGTGCCCGGCGCTGAGCGACTCGAAGCCCGCGATCAGGCGCAACAGGGTTGTCTTGCCGCAGCCCGATGGCCCAAGCAAGGTGAAGAACTCGCGATCCCGGATGTCGAAGGAGAGGCCGTGTAATGCACGGGTGTCCCCGTAGTCCTTGACCACCTCGTCAAAGTGAAGCGTAGTCTCAGACACCCCGTGCTCCCATGTCCCGTGGCCCGTCGCTGTCACAACGCAGTGCGCGAGCCGTCACACAAGGGCGTCCTGGTCGTCGCCTTGCACCCGCAGAAGAACACCTGACTCGAGCTCAGCGCCGTGTACGTGAGGTGTGCGATGTCCGACCCTTTGTGGCTGCCATCGCAAAACGGCTGCTCGCCCGACTTGCTGCACGCACACCAGAAACGGCTCCTGCCCTGCTCGACATCGACGCCGCTCGGCGCGGACTGGGGGACGTCTGGGTCTGTCATCTCGTGCTCCCGGAGTGAGGGGCCCAACCGGCCACGGGTTGGCGCTGGTCGTCGCCCGTGCCAGCCGACACAGCGTTACAATGCGTGCACCGCACACACCGCGTCAATGACTGCGCGCTGGTGGGGCATGATCGCCTGTCCACCGTAGTGGGGAATGTCGCCGAGCCACGGGTCCTCAATGGACGACTGGCGGCCGTTCAGTGCTTCGACCACGGCGAGGCCGCAATAGGGTACGTACGGCGCCGAATAGCCGCCCTCGTGCAGCATCACTACGCGCCCGTCGCACACCTGCGCTGCCACATCGAGCAGCCGCAGTGTCATCGCGCGGAAATCCGCCGAACTCAGCATCATGTGGCCCAGCGGGTCCATCGCCGACGCATCGAACCCGCAGCTGACCACGATGAGCTCCGGTGCGTGGCGCGCGAGAGCGGGCAACACCACGCGTTCCAGTGTCTCGAGGTAGGCTCCGCCGCCGCTGCCCGCGGGCAGCGGCACGTTGATGTTGGCGCCGACACCCGCGTCAGCGCCGGTGTCTTCACGCGCGCCCGAAGCAATTGGAAACAGGCTGTCCTGGTGGATCGAGAGTGTCAGCACGTCCGGGTCCCGGTAGAATGCGGCCTCGGTGCCGTTGCCGTGGTGGACGTCCCAATCGACCACAGCGACGCGACCGACCCCGCGCGCTGCCCTGGCATGGTGTACCGCAAGGGCGGCATTGCCGAGCAGGCAGAAGCCCATTGCCTGGTCGCTGAGGGCGTGGTGACCGGGAGGCCGCAGCAAGGCGTAGGCGTTGTCGACCCGTGCGTCGAGCACCGCGTCCACGGACGCAATGGCGCCGCCCACGGCCAACCGGGCAATGTCGAAACTGCCCGGGCCCATCGGTGTACTCGGGCTCACCTCGCCGCCCTCGCCGGCACTCAAGGCTTCGAGCGTCTCGAGGTAATGCTCGGTGTGAAAGCGCAGCAATGCCGTGTCCGGCGCAGGCGTTGCGCGGATCGACACGAGCTCATCGAGCACACCGGCGACGTCAATGAGGTTGCGCATGCGCCGTTTGGTTTCCGGGTGCTCGGCATGCTCCCCCGGTTGGATCTGCAGCCCCGGGCGAAAGAACTGATTGAAACTCAGGGTGTCATGCCAGAGGTACAGTTCGTTAAACTGCCAGCCAGTCGCCATCGGACCGCGTCTCGCTTGAGGGTGCCTGCCGCTCATTATTCATGGGCCAATCACGGCCCTGCAAGCGCTGTCCGGGACCTGAGTGCGGTGCACTCACCGGGTGCACCTGTGCACCGACAGGGTGCCCGGCGCCCGCACCCGAACCGACGCCATCCGACGAGCACGTACCGCATGACCACAGCCACCGAGGCCTTGTTAGAAACACTGATCGCATTCCCGACGGTG includes:
- a CDS encoding FAD-dependent oxidoreductase; its protein translation is MRDPRYDVLFEPVSIGPVTAKNRFYQVPHCNGGGYRDPSAAAAMREIKSEGGWGVVFTEQCEMHQSSEITPFIELRLWDDRDIPMLSRMADSMKRHGALAGIQLAYSGINGPNLYTREVPLAVSPGPILTFTNDPVQARALRKSEIADLRRWFVNAARRAQRAGFDLICLYGAHGFGIFQHFLSRATNQRADEYGGSLENRSRFVREVVSSIREAVGDTMGITLRVSLDENLGELGFSNAEVRDYVAMHHDLPDLWDLAHGTWEDCSGPSRFKEEAAQQDLVAGIRALTSKPVVGVGRFTSPDVMVKQIRSGTLDFIGCARPSIADPFLPRKIETGRIEDIRECIGCNICITGDMTMSPSRCTQNPTFMEEWRKGWHPERMNAKGASRSVLVVGGGPAGLEAARALAVRGYDVALAEAGETLGGRVARERQLPGLSAWGRVADYRSYQLSQRANVETYLASALTAEHVLEFGFEQVCIATGSHWRRDAVSREHLVAPPIDPAMPLYTPDDLMAGRCPPGGHVVLYDDDHFYMGGVLAEWLVQRGCTVTLVTPAPRVSEWTFNTLEQSTIHSRLVQLGVEVVLNRGVKSIATGACVSGCVFGGADRHLECDAVVVVASRTPEDTLYRALLEHQSAWADHGVRGVAAIGDADAPGPIAWATYAGHRYARELDGPPRSDEPVFKRELAALSDDVGDGASWRLGERAPSA
- a CDS encoding ABC transporter permease; translation: MSRNHDVRHVPGFGFLAVVCLLVLYLPLLVVMVYSFNESRSITIWGGFSLRWYVEVFQGTEAPKFKAAAWNSLTIAVIAATTATVIATCAALAMVRGGAFRLRTATFGLISMPIMVPEIVTAVATLVFFSSIGFVLGYASILVAHIVFCIPFAYLPISSRLQGIEAHFDEAAQDLYATRWQTFRFVLWPMMMPGVVSGFLLAFIISLDDFIITNFVKGAGVETLPTAIFGAVKQGIKPDIMALSTLLLCVSVLLVTASWWIGRRGEASASN
- a CDS encoding ABC transporter permease translates to MAGATGVDGVVCNSYAPARARLLAPGWFVLLVFMLIPVLVMLVYSFLTKEFRGGVIWEFSIASYDQFFLDRGLFGDEPPRVEWTYIVIFLRSIGQALAATALCLLIGFPTAYFIATRPASQRTAWLFLVTVPYWVNLLIRTVSMKFLIRDSGPLNEALLAIGLIDSPLALINTNFAVQLGLFYSYLPFMVLPIYASVERYNFSLSEAAADLYASRPRILFRVVIPSVKPGIVAGCILVFVPSLGAFLAPDLLGGAKNFMIGSLIEEQFKGNAGNWPFGAAVSMILLTIVLLVLLAFARGQGRAPRGAT
- the aguB gene encoding N-carbamoylputrescine amidase encodes the protein MPRHLTLAATQFACVDTPADNLDRAEALVRDAAASGAGLVLLQELFSAPYFCKRQDPVHFGGALPAAGHPVIARFADLARELGVVLPISFFERAGQSHFNSVAIVDADGSVLGTYRKSHIPDGPGYQEKFYFSPGDTGFKVWPTAVGTIGVGICWDQWFPECARAMALMGAEVLLYPTAIGSEPPAPDYDSQPHWQAAMCGHAAANLMPLVASNRVGSESQDGRDVTFYGSSFVANWDGQVLARAGREADGLVTATVDLDSIAATRGSWGVFRDRRPELYHALQTLDGGVA
- a CDS encoding CDGSH iron-sulfur domain-containing protein, with product MTDPDVPQSAPSGVDVEQGRSRFWCACSKSGEQPFCDGSHKGSDIAHLTYTALSSSQVFFCGCKATTRTPLCDGSRTAL
- a CDS encoding ABC transporter ATP-binding protein, which codes for MSETTLHFDEVVKDYGDTRALHGLSFDIRDREFFTLLGPSGCGKTTLLRLIAGFESLSAGHISLRGDDLSALPPAKRPVNTVFQHYALFPHLSVRENIGFGLQMLGWEAKRSLQRVEAMLDMVKLSDLGDRRPAQLSGGQQQRVALARAMAPEPQVLLLDEPLSALDLKLRQAMRGELKQLQQQSGITFVFVTHDQEEALAMSDRIAVMSGGRIQQIGTPQSIYDEPVNAFVADFIGQSNVIAVEPVDGGWRLPGTAFVFGAAGTPGGESVHASVRPEQLRVVDGHDANAGWCGTVSQSSYLGNSLELGIELDSGVTLQVRIPPSTQGTAHLVVGSSVTVRPNDGAVRLVD
- a CDS encoding extracellular solute-binding protein translates to MKRTLLKSGVAIALTAALGVAPAQAAGSLSIYHWFEYIPQELLDKFAAEHDVEVTMDTYDSNEALLASLKAGKMGSYDVAVPGDYMVKIMADEGLLDTIGEGELANKGNIEPQWADVSFDPMRQHSIPYQWGSTSFSVNRDVYGGDINDTAMLFDPPDAVKGKINVLDSQGEVMAMASMHLGIPQCSTDRDQLKALDGLLQGAKAHWASFGSDVAKDVLVSGDAAVGMIWNGFSAKGRAEGANIEYAYPKQGHVVWMDNVVLLKDAPNRENALKFMDFLLEPENIAAVSNFAQYMTGVTGAVELLDEALRTSPESVPPAGSAPGAFVEVCDQATQEVYDAIWTRLRK
- a CDS encoding methyltransferase domain-containing protein, encoding MTADHGMLAYYAARAPHYDDVYTVPERQADLRWLTQFIPRVFTARHVLDVAAGTGFWTAGIAREASSVLAVDASAEPLARLEARALGDHVQTALHDAYALDTLGGFDAAFVGFWFSHVPRARRRAFCRGLDAALAPGSPVVFVDNLPGACQPINRVDDVGDGWHTRTLPDGSEHQVLKNFPRPDEMLDALEGLASHTVWRELEHFWVFQYRTGACHVPPL
- a CDS encoding class II histone deacetylase, producing the protein MATGWQFNELYLWHDTLSFNQFFRPGLQIQPGEHAEHPETKRRMRNLIDVAGVLDELVSIRATPAPDTALLRFHTEHYLETLEALSAGEGGEVSPSTPMGPGSFDIARLAVGGAIASVDAVLDARVDNAYALLRPPGHHALSDQAMGFCLLGNAALAVHHARAARGVGRVAVVDWDVHHGNGTEAAFYRDPDVLTLSIHQDSLFPIASGAREDTGADAGVGANINVPLPAGSGGGAYLETLERVVLPALARHAPELIVVSCGFDASAMDPLGHMMLSSADFRAMTLRLLDVAAQVCDGRVVMLHEGGYSAPYVPYCGLAVVEALNGRQSSIEDPWLGDIPHYGGQAIMPHQRAVIDAVCAVHAL